In the Nicotiana tabacum cultivar K326 chromosome 16, ASM71507v2, whole genome shotgun sequence genome, one interval contains:
- the LOC107827026 gene encoding glycerol-3-phosphate acyltransferase RAM2, whose amino-acid sequence MAITTFPTVDKCASIGRERDTVVADMDGTLLRGRSSFPYFALVAFEVGGVLRLLFLLLASPLAGLLYYFVSESAGIQVLIFTSFVGMKVSDIESVACAVLPKFYSGDLHPESWKVFSSCGKRYVLTANPRVMVEAFLRDFLGADIVLGTEIGIYKGRATGFVQKPGVLVGKNKADALKKTFGQTQPEIGLGDRHTDIPFLALCKEGYIVPPKPKVKAVTRDKLPKPIIFHDGRLVQKPTPIMALLIILWIPVGFILACLRIAAGSLLPMPIVYYAFWALGVRVTVKGIPPPPVRKSGVLFICSHRTLLDPIFLSTALGRPIPAVTYSVSRLSEIISPIKTVRLNRDRDLDASMIKKLLQEGDLAICPEGTTCREPFLLRFSALFAELTDELVPVAMVNKMSMFHGTTARGWKGMDPFYFFMNPSPAYEVTFLNKLPYEITCNSGRKSSHEVANYIQRVIAATLSYECTTFTRKDKYRALAGNDGTVVEKPKTKKRIMGC is encoded by the exons ATGGCGATAACAACGTTTCCAACTGTCGATAAATGTGCATCAATAGGGCGCGAAAGGGACACGGTGGTGGCGGACATGGATGGAACTTTGCTTCGAGGCCGAAGCTCTTTCCCTTACTTTGCCTTAGTTGCTTTTGAAGTTGGAGGGGTTTTAAGGTTACTTTTCCTTCTCCTGGCTTCGCCACTGGCTGGACTCCTGTACTATTTCGTTTCTGAGTCTGCAGGAATCCAAGTTCTTATTTTCACGTCGTTTGTAGGAATGAAGGTATCTGATATAGAATCGGTAGCATGTGCAGTGCTACCAAAGTTCTATTCCGGAGATCTTCATCCTGAGTCGTGGAAAGTATTCTCTTCGTGTGGAAAACGTTACGTTTTGACCGCTAATCCGAGGGTTATGGTGGAAGCATTCTTAAGGGATTTCCTAGGAGCGGATATAGTTTTAGGGACTGAAATTGGAATTTATAAAGGTAGGGCTACTGGTTTTGTTCAGAAGCCAGGAGTCCTTGTTGGGAAAAATAAAGCTGATGCTCTTAAAAAAACTTTTGGACAGACTCAACCTGAGATTGGATTAGGTGATCGTCATACTGATATTCCTTTCTTGGCTTTGTGCAAG GAGGGCTACATTGTGCCACCAAAACCAAAAGTTAAGGCAGTAACCAGAGACAAACTTCCCAAGCCAATCATTTTCCACGACGGCCGATTAGTTCAAAAGCCAACACCAATCATGGCATTGCTCATCATTCTATGGATCCCCGTTGGTTTCATCCTTGCTTGCTTGCGCATTGCTGCTGGATCACTCCTTCCTATGCCAATTGTCTACTACGCATTTTGGGCACTAGGCGTTCGTGTAACCGTTAAGGGTATCCCTCCACCTCCTGTGAGGAAATCGGGTGTCCTCTTTATTTGTTCCCACAGGACTCTTCTTGACCCTATCTTTCTCTCCACCGCCCTTGGCCGACCTATTCCAGCTGTTACATACTCCGTTTCACGACTCTCTGAGATCATTTCACCGATTAAAACTGTTAGGCTGAATCGTGATCGAGATTTGGATGCTTCCATGATCAAGAAACTCCTACAAGAAGGCGATCTTGCAATTTGCCCCGAGGGGACTACGTGTAGGGAACCGTTTCTTCTTAGGTTTTCGGCCTTGTTTGCTGAGTTAACCGATGAGCTCGTGCCAGTGGCCATGGTGAATAAGATGAGCATGTTTCATGGTACGACGGCGAGAGGATGGAAAGGGATGGACCCGTTTTACTTTTTCATGAACCCTAGCCCGGCTTATGAAGTTACATTCTTGAACAAGTTGCCCTATGAGATAACTTGCAACTCTGGCCGAAAATCAAGTCATGAAGTGGCTAATTACATACAAAGGGTCATTGCTGCAACCCTTAGTTATGAATGTACTACTTTTACAAGGAAGGATAAGTATCGTGCACTTGCTGGAAATGATGGCACTGTTGTGGAGAAGCCTAAGACCAAGAAGCGTATAATGGGATGCTAA